In Agromyces sp. 3263, a single genomic region encodes these proteins:
- a CDS encoding serine hydrolase domain-containing protein → MFGEVLVAISALVLVTGCTAGGSSPSAPPGSDAAQHQTADPEQAEAVMEIVRDYMEEAHLKAVIVRATVDGEEIVRAAVGDSMTGVPATPDMHFRNGAVAISYVATLLLQLVDEGMMTLDDPVSMYLPDLPHADEVTVRQLAQMTSGYQDFVLGNEEFAEIAYADVFKAWTTEDQLALAVDKPLWFEPGTNWAYAHTNYVILGLVLEEVTGMPLEDALQQRVLDPLGLTNTTASLTAEIPEPVLHAYSSERRSFFGIPAGTPFYEDSTSWNPSWTIAQGAIETSNIDDLLASAIAVGTGELLSEESYDEMTSTDLRGRTSAIDGCVNCRPLDEFATYGLGLWISGDWLLQNPLFYGYAAVNAYLPSEKVAIAVAVTYDEAAFDDEGGYSNGGDELFRRIGAYLAPDDAPPVRPAQ, encoded by the coding sequence GTGTTCGGGGAAGTCCTGGTCGCCATCTCCGCCCTCGTGCTCGTGACGGGCTGCACTGCGGGCGGGTCGTCGCCGTCGGCGCCGCCGGGTTCGGACGCGGCGCAGCACCAGACGGCCGACCCCGAGCAGGCCGAGGCGGTGATGGAGATCGTGCGCGACTACATGGAGGAGGCGCACCTCAAGGCGGTCATCGTGCGCGCCACGGTCGACGGCGAGGAGATCGTGCGGGCCGCGGTGGGCGATTCGATGACGGGCGTGCCGGCCACCCCCGACATGCACTTCCGCAATGGCGCCGTGGCGATCTCGTACGTCGCGACGCTGCTGCTGCAGCTCGTCGACGAGGGGATGATGACCCTCGACGACCCGGTGTCGATGTACCTGCCCGACCTGCCGCACGCCGACGAGGTGACGGTGCGCCAGCTCGCGCAGATGACCTCGGGATATCAGGACTTCGTGCTCGGCAACGAGGAGTTCGCCGAGATCGCCTACGCCGACGTGTTCAAGGCGTGGACGACCGAGGACCAGCTCGCGCTCGCCGTCGACAAGCCGCTCTGGTTCGAGCCGGGCACGAACTGGGCGTACGCCCACACCAACTACGTGATCCTCGGCCTGGTGCTCGAGGAGGTCACCGGGATGCCGCTCGAGGACGCCCTGCAGCAGCGGGTGCTCGACCCGCTGGGCCTGACGAATACGACGGCCTCGCTCACCGCGGAGATCCCCGAGCCGGTGCTGCACGCCTACAGCTCGGAGCGGCGGTCGTTCTTCGGCATCCCCGCGGGCACGCCGTTCTACGAGGACTCGACGTCGTGGAACCCGTCGTGGACCATCGCCCAGGGCGCCATCGAGACGAGCAACATCGACGACCTGCTCGCGAGCGCGATCGCCGTGGGCACCGGCGAGTTGCTCTCCGAGGAGTCGTACGACGAGATGACGTCGACCGACCTGCGCGGACGGACGAGCGCGATCGACGGATGCGTCAACTGCCGCCCCCTCGACGAGTTCGCGACGTACGGGCTCGGCCTGTGGATCTCGGGCGACTGGCTGCTGCAGAACCCGCTCTTCTACGGATACGCGGCGGTCAACGCCTACCTGCCCTCGGAGAAGGTCGCGATCGCGGTCGCCGTGACCTACGACGAGGCGGCGTTCGACGACGAGGGCGGGTACTCGAACGGCGGCGACGAGTTGTTCCGCAGGATCGGCGCCTACCTCGCGCCAGATGACGCACCACCCGTGCGGCCGGCGCAGTAG
- a CDS encoding LacI family DNA-binding transcriptional regulator, producing MARVEHPGSARASTLSDVAKLAGVSIATASKAINGRDEVAPATRRRVLEAAEQISFTPNQLARSLLAGRTGTVGLLTSDLEGRFVIPILMGAEDAFGAGQVNVFLCDARGDAIREQHHLKALLNRRVDGIIVVGRQTDPRPSLGQDLPVPVVYAYAPSDDPADLSITPDNRAGGRLAVEHLVSCGRSRIAHLSGDPAYAAAQDRLLGVRDGLQAAGLELVGEPMFSAWSEHWGRDAAAMLLAQHPEVDGIVCGSDQIARGVLDTLRDLGRSVPEDVAVIGYDNWEVLATNSRPELTSIDANLQQLGRTAAKRVFTALDDELRSGTEYLPVRLVIRGSTIPRR from the coding sequence ATGGCGCGAGTGGAACACCCGGGCAGCGCGCGGGCATCGACGCTCAGCGACGTCGCCAAGCTCGCCGGCGTCTCGATCGCCACCGCCTCGAAGGCCATCAACGGCCGCGACGAGGTCGCGCCGGCCACCCGCCGTCGCGTGCTCGAGGCCGCCGAGCAGATCTCGTTCACGCCCAACCAACTCGCCCGGAGCCTGCTCGCCGGGCGCACCGGCACCGTCGGCCTGCTCACGAGCGACCTCGAAGGCCGGTTCGTCATCCCGATCCTCATGGGCGCCGAGGACGCGTTCGGCGCCGGCCAGGTCAACGTGTTCCTCTGCGATGCGCGCGGCGACGCCATCCGCGAGCAGCACCACCTGAAGGCGCTGCTGAACCGCAGGGTCGACGGCATCATCGTCGTCGGCCGTCAGACCGACCCGAGGCCGTCGCTCGGGCAGGACCTGCCGGTGCCGGTGGTGTACGCCTACGCCCCGTCCGACGACCCCGCCGACCTGTCGATCACGCCCGACAACCGCGCCGGCGGGCGCCTGGCCGTCGAGCATCTCGTCTCGTGCGGGCGTTCGCGCATCGCGCACCTGAGCGGCGACCCGGCCTACGCGGCGGCGCAGGACCGCCTGCTCGGTGTGCGCGACGGGCTGCAGGCCGCGGGCCTCGAACTGGTCGGCGAGCCGATGTTCTCGGCGTGGAGCGAGCACTGGGGCCGCGATGCGGCGGCGATGCTCCTCGCGCAGCATCCCGAGGTCGACGGCATCGTGTGCGGCTCCGACCAGATCGCCCGCGGCGTGCTCGACACGCTCCGCGACCTGGGCCGGAGCGTGCCCGAAGACGTGGCGGTCATCGGCTACGACAACTGGGAGGTGCTCGCCACCAACTCGCGCCCCGAGCTCACGAGCATCGACGCCAACCTGCAGCAGCTCGGGCGCACGGCGGCGAAGCGCGTGTTCACCGCCCTCGACGACGAGCTGCGTTCGGGCACCGAGTACCTGCCGGTGCGGCTCGTCATCCGCGGCTCGACGATTCCGCGGCGCTGA
- a CDS encoding sugar ABC transporter substrate-binding protein — translation MSSTTRRMRRIAGVLAAGALLVGVSACAAGSEPASNLSDAGPEGVDDGSTLTLWTRAPLEKQANLLVDAYNESHENQVELTVVPNDDYVAKVGAAAGSNGLPDLFAADIVYVPNWVEQGLFQDLTANIDGLDFKDEINPGHLSAGTVDGKEHVLPFVLDLSMLFWNKELATEAGLDAEAGPANLEEYAEWAKAIQALNKPDTYGTATGLNCGGCLVFTWFPSVWADGEEVMNEDGTESLLASDTAKEIYATWKDLWDSGAVLPSSQDEAGPTWTAGFTEGKVGLMFYPATLLSSTPFEAGVSGIVGPEGGASTFVGGDGIGISKDSKKSAQAWNFLNWMMSEEAQVGVLAKDKDVVSRGDLSSNEYSDADPRLVTINEVAANGDTPVAIHFQEAFNAPNSPWLTLVRDAVLGDGASVDADNDEITAVLSQ, via the coding sequence ATGAGCAGCACCACCCGCCGGATGCGAAGAATCGCCGGCGTCCTCGCCGCCGGCGCACTGCTGGTCGGCGTGTCCGCCTGTGCGGCCGGCAGCGAGCCCGCGAGCAACCTGTCGGATGCCGGCCCCGAAGGGGTCGATGACGGGTCGACGCTCACGCTCTGGACCCGGGCCCCCCTCGAGAAGCAGGCGAACCTGCTCGTCGATGCCTACAACGAGAGCCACGAGAACCAGGTCGAGCTCACGGTCGTTCCGAACGACGACTACGTCGCCAAGGTCGGTGCCGCGGCGGGCTCCAACGGCCTGCCCGACCTCTTCGCCGCCGACATCGTCTACGTGCCGAACTGGGTCGAGCAGGGCCTCTTCCAGGACCTCACCGCGAACATCGACGGCCTCGACTTCAAGGACGAGATCAACCCGGGCCATCTCTCGGCCGGCACGGTCGACGGCAAGGAGCACGTGCTGCCGTTCGTGCTCGACCTCTCGATGCTGTTCTGGAACAAGGAGCTCGCGACCGAGGCCGGCCTCGACGCCGAAGCGGGGCCTGCGAACCTCGAGGAGTACGCCGAGTGGGCGAAGGCCATCCAGGCGCTGAACAAGCCCGACACCTACGGCACCGCCACGGGCCTGAACTGCGGCGGATGCCTCGTATTCACGTGGTTCCCGAGCGTCTGGGCCGACGGCGAGGAAGTCATGAACGAGGATGGCACCGAGTCGCTGCTCGCGAGCGACACCGCCAAGGAGATCTACGCCACCTGGAAGGACCTCTGGGATTCGGGCGCCGTGCTCCCGTCGTCGCAGGACGAAGCGGGCCCGACGTGGACCGCGGGCTTCACCGAGGGCAAGGTCGGCCTCATGTTCTACCCCGCCACGCTGCTCTCGTCGACGCCGTTCGAGGCCGGCGTCTCAGGCATCGTCGGACCCGAGGGCGGCGCCTCCACGTTCGTCGGCGGCGACGGCATCGGCATCTCGAAGGACTCGAAGAAGTCGGCGCAGGCGTGGAACTTCCTCAATTGGATGATGTCCGAGGAGGCCCAGGTCGGCGTGCTCGCGAAGGACAAGGACGTCGTCTCGCGCGGCGACCTCTCGAGCAACGAGTACTCCGACGCCGACCCGCGCCTCGTCACGATCAACGAGGTGGCCGCGAACGGCGACACCCCGGTCGCGATCCACTTCCAGGAGGCGTTCAACGCGCCGAACAGCCCGTGGCTGACCCTGGTCCGCGACGCCGTGCTCGGCGACGGGGCATCCGTCGACGCCGACAACGACGAGATCACGGCGGTGCTCTCGCAATAG
- a CDS encoding sugar ABC transporter permease encodes MTALAPPAETASPPRRSTRRKRRATHGGALAGWLYATPTALFVILLFVLPLMLVLQMSGSDWPLLGGNQGWNLPDNYEDAVTNRFFTDSVAFTLKYTILTTVILLALALGLGLLVQESSRWKGLLRTSFLIPSALGLASASLLFYVLYSPIAGPFADLMAAWGFTFLGTPDGALWSTIFLIVWRYAGFYMLLMLVGLQGIPDDVYEAARIDGASRWQTFRSVTLPLLRPTLALTTVLCVTGSLLAFEQFYILTKGGPDNSTITIVQLIYSVAFQGPNNLGVAAALSVIVLIALVVINVAQIRAFSRKAED; translated from the coding sequence ATGACCGCCCTGGCCCCTCCCGCCGAGACGGCGTCGCCGCCGAGGCGCTCCACGCGCCGCAAGCGCCGCGCGACGCACGGCGGCGCGCTCGCCGGCTGGCTCTACGCCACGCCGACCGCCCTCTTCGTCATCCTCCTCTTCGTGCTCCCGCTGATGCTCGTGCTGCAGATGTCGGGCTCGGACTGGCCGCTGCTCGGCGGCAACCAGGGCTGGAACCTGCCCGACAACTACGAGGACGCGGTGACGAACCGGTTCTTCACGGACTCCGTCGCGTTCACCCTGAAGTACACGATCCTCACCACCGTGATCCTGCTCGCCCTGGCGCTCGGGCTCGGCCTGCTCGTGCAGGAGTCGTCGCGCTGGAAGGGGCTCCTGCGCACCTCGTTCCTCATCCCGAGCGCGCTCGGCCTGGCATCCGCGTCGCTGCTCTTCTACGTGCTCTACTCGCCCATCGCCGGGCCGTTCGCCGACCTCATGGCGGCGTGGGGCTTCACCTTCCTGGGCACCCCCGACGGCGCCCTCTGGTCGACCATCTTCCTCATCGTCTGGCGGTACGCGGGCTTCTACATGCTGCTCATGCTGGTGGGCCTGCAGGGCATCCCCGACGACGTCTACGAGGCCGCCCGCATCGACGGCGCCTCACGGTGGCAGACGTTCCGCAGCGTGACGCTGCCCCTGCTGCGGCCCACGCTCGCGCTCACGACGGTGCTCTGCGTCACGGGCTCGCTGCTTGCGTTCGAGCAGTTCTACATCCTCACCAAGGGCGGGCCCGACAACTCCACGATCACCATCGTGCAGCTCATCTACAGCGTCGCGTTCCAGGGCCCGAACAACCTCGGCGTGGCCGCGGCGCTCTCGGTGATCGTGCTGATTGCCCTTGTCGTCATCAACGTCGCGCAGATCCGCGCGTTCAGCAGGAAGGCCGAGGACTGA
- a CDS encoding carbohydrate ABC transporter permease, translated as MSIDTAPDTTRAIVTDAAAHGPRTRYGVARKHPPTSFAGIALRTPYWVVTGALAVLFLYPLIWTTVASFSPRAGTNQVDGWGLGNYVTLANYQAGIWVYLFNSVFVSLLTVALTLVISLLGGYAFARFSFPGKNALFLATLAILMVPYTTLLIPLYVLLNLVGLSNSLVGVALVLTMFQLPFSMFMMRISFEAVPRELDEAAMVDGCSSFTVLWRVLIPAVKPGLITVALFAFLAAWNDFMAPLILINDSNKMTLPLAVSNLRGQVQGVVDYGATEAGVVVLAVPCILLFLILQRHYVRGFMSGAFKG; from the coding sequence ATGAGCATCGACACCGCGCCCGACACCACCCGGGCGATCGTGACGGATGCCGCGGCGCACGGCCCGCGCACGCGGTATGGGGTGGCGCGGAAGCATCCGCCCACCTCGTTCGCGGGCATCGCACTGCGCACCCCCTACTGGGTGGTCACCGGCGCGCTCGCCGTGCTGTTCCTCTACCCCCTGATCTGGACGACGGTGGCGTCGTTCTCGCCGCGGGCGGGCACGAACCAGGTCGACGGCTGGGGCCTCGGCAACTACGTGACGCTCGCGAACTACCAGGCGGGCATCTGGGTCTACCTCTTCAACTCGGTGTTCGTGTCGCTGCTCACCGTGGCCCTGACTCTCGTCATCTCGCTGCTCGGCGGCTACGCGTTCGCGCGGTTCTCGTTCCCCGGCAAGAACGCCCTGTTCCTCGCGACGCTCGCGATCCTGATGGTGCCGTACACGACGCTGCTGATCCCGCTCTACGTGCTGCTCAACCTGGTCGGGCTGTCGAACTCGCTCGTCGGCGTCGCGCTGGTGCTCACCATGTTCCAGCTGCCGTTCTCGATGTTCATGATGCGCATCTCGTTCGAGGCCGTGCCCCGCGAGCTCGACGAGGCCGCCATGGTCGACGGATGCTCCAGCTTCACGGTGCTCTGGCGCGTGCTGATCCCCGCCGTGAAGCCGGGCCTCATCACGGTGGCGCTCTTCGCGTTCCTCGCGGCGTGGAACGACTTCATGGCGCCGCTGATCCTCATCAACGACTCGAACAAGATGACGCTGCCGCTGGCCGTCTCGAACCTCCGCGGGCAGGTGCAGGGAGTCGTCGACTACGGCGCCACCGAGGCCGGCGTGGTCGTGCTGGCCGTGCCGTGCATCCTGCTCTTCCTGATCCTCCAACGTCACTACGTGCGCGGCTTCATGTCGGGCGCCTTCAAGGGATGA